The Reichenbachiella carrageenanivorans region CGTCCCAAGTCATCGCGTAGATTTCATAGTTGCTCACAGATTCTACGAGAAACTTTTTTCCTTTATTTTTTTGTGATTCGTATTTGCCTTCAATAAACGAGTCCACTCGCTTTCCAACAAGTATAAACTTCCATTTACGTAATTGACTGTTAAAACGAGGTTCATCAATAATGATGTTCATATAGTCTTCCACCTGCCGATATTGATCCTTCCCGATATCAACACTTGGGCGCTTCAACTCGACAATGATATTCTCTTCCAAAGTGTACTCATTCGAGTTTGGGTCAGGAACATCAATTTGTCTACAGATAAAAACATCGGGTCTTTTTAATCGTTTCTTTTCTTCAATCCTGATCTTTTCCTTTTCACCTTTTTCCAGAAAGTACAAGTAGTTACTTAGTACGGTCTCCATGTTTTTATCTGCGGAAACCAAATGATACTGTTCACCAAATAACCAATAATTGTTCTCTATAACTTGTTGAATATGGTCTCTTTCATTTGTGAAAGGTTCAAGATCAAATACTAAGGATTTCAAAATTTGAATTACTGTAAGTCTATTCTCTAGAAGTCTAATTATAGCTGCAACGCTTGTGATTTTAGTTTTCCTTAGAGAATCTGCAAGTTCCTTCCTTTCTTCATCTGAAAGGGAAACAATCCCTTCCATAATATCTAGAACTTTTTCTCGTTCCTCGGAATCAAGAAGTAGGTTCAAAAAGCCTACAAGTGTTTTACTTGCCTCCTTTTTTAAGCCCTGAAAGATTTTGGGTTGAACACAATAGATCTCCCTGACTACATTTTCTAAATCTTTGAGTCTTAACTGCTCATATTCATTACTTCTGAATTTGGGGAAGATGTTCTTGGAATGATAGTCTTCAATGAGTTTTTCGGCTTGCTGTTTCCTTATGAATTCTTTTTCTTTCTCAATAAGAAACTGATTCAGGTTCCGAATCAAAGCTTTGAATGTTCCATCAGCTTGATTCTTACCGTCAAATCCTAGTACGGGTTGATCGGTCTCTGTAAGCTTGAAGTTTTCAAAATAGGAAGACTGGACATAAACAGAATGATGGAAGTCAATAGCCTTGTTGTTGAAAGATGTGTGTTTTCTTTCGACCTCCTTCTTATCGCTGTTTAGAAAATAATAGAAGTATTTGTCACCAATCTTAACATTCCACCTAATGAATGAAACGTTGAAGAGTGTGTCACTAATTGTTACTTGAAAGTCTTCAGAATCGTCAATTATGCTTTGATATTCTAGCGGTTCCCCGTTGATAGATATTTCGTGGTTTGACTCCTTATTCAAATACAAAAACCACCCAAATTCCCCAGCTAAGTAGTCAACAAAATCTTTAGCCTTTAAGTGATCAGAGGAAAGATCGAAAAAGTCATTAAAGTGTACAATTGTGCCTGTGGCAGCTGAATTCGATACCTTGTTTTCAAAGGTGTCAAAAGTGTGCTGCGATGACTTGTTAATGGATATCTTGAATTCTAGGTACTCCCCAGACTCTTCTCTGTAACGGGACTCCCAAACTACATTGTTGCAAAACAGGCTAAAAGAAAAGCGACCTTTTCCCTTCTTTCCCTTGATAAATCCATCAACGTTATAGGAGCTTGTTTTATTTGAGTCCAGAAAGTGTCCAAAGGTTTCTCCAATTTTAGATGAGCTAATTCCTTTGCCATCGTCAGTAATGGTAAATTCGTTTAGGTAGCCTAATTCGTTACCATTGTAATCAATGTTTATGTTAGTTGCACCTGCGTCAAACCCATTCCAAATATATTCGGCAATAGCTTTTTTGTAATCGGAAGGTAATCCGCTTTGCTCTACACTTTTAGATGTAATTTTTGCGTTGTGCTTTTTCATTTTCTATTGTCACTATTGGCCATAACGACCAACTAAAATGAGTATGCGACCCAGTGGCTAGAAGCACCGAAGTATCTGTTTTGTAATGTCCTTTCAGATGACTCAGTTCGCATATTCATTTTAGTGTCTGTTGTGCCTCGTATTATATTTTTCTATACGTTTTGATTTCTCCCGATTTGATCAGTTCGTTAATCTTCTCGATAGTGTTGTTCTGCTCGTTCGGTTGTCCAAGGTTATACAATTCGTCAAATGGTGAAAAGTCAATGATTTTAGATTTCATGGTTTCCAAAGTTGGTGCTTCATCAAGTTCCGAATATTCTTTCAAGGTATATTCAAGATAAACCGTACTTGGGTTCACTCCAATTTGATCAAGAAAGTAGCCATTAGAAAGTTCAAAAGGTTTTAAATCCAAAAATCGTTGAACATCTGATGGTGCCGGATAAGATGTGATTGATCCAATCTTTTCGGAATACATGATTGGTACATTGTTCGAATAATCTTTTTTGCACTTGTAGACAATTACATTTTTTAAATCCATCACATTGAAAGTTGAAACTGCCGTTTTTGTTGAACTACATCCAAATAGCAGGAGACCACAAGTAATTATATAGATCAAAGCTCTCATTTCACTAGAAGTTTTTTGGTTTCAGTTATGCCATTGTAATTTGCTCGTACGAAATAGGTTCCAGAGGATAAATTACTTATTGGTAGTTCTGTTTCATTAGATACATTTTCATTATGCATTATCACCTGCCCTTGAAGGTTGATAATTTCCATTCTATCTATTTTATCTGATCCAGTACCCAATCTTACTTTAAACCTGTCCGATGCAGGGTTGGGGTAAATTGTAAAAACGTCTTGGTTTTGATCCGTACCCAAAACCATTGATCTTTCAAGGTCAATATCAAGTTGATAAGTGCCGCGTTCACCCAAGAAGTACGGTGAAACCACAATTGTTAAAGTCTTATCTCCTTCTGATGTTATTGAGGTTGGCAACAAATCGTCATAAGCCTCTGACCAGTTTTCTCCATCAAACGAATAAAGGAACAGTCCATCGACTGTATACTCATTTCCATTTCCGCTATTGTATGAATCATGCAATCTGATATCAATGGAGTAGTCAAATCCATCATCCAGTTGTACTGAATAAAAATCCCAATCACTTCCAACATGGATGTTTGATCCATTTGTTGAGATGGAAAGGTCATTTCCTGAAAAGTTTGCTGCCAGAGAATGGGCATCCTCAAATTCATCGTTATTTTCATAATTATCTGGATCCAAAGGTGGAACTTGTAGAATCACCTTGAAAGGATTGATGAATGATGAAGATGAACCCGTGATTTCATAATCATAACCATCCCATTGATGAAGTAGAGCCAATAAATAAGTTCCTGGGGGGACGTTTAGGCTGGTTGTTGTGAATGTCAATCCATCAGTGAAATGACATTGAGAGCAAAGGGTAACTCCAGTCTTTTCTTCAATGGTTGCCACAAATTCCCCTTCTAGGTTGTAAAGTGAAACGTCCAAAATTCCAGTGAACTCTTCCGCTGAATAGTTTGCAACATCAAGTTTTACCGAAAGAGTACCTTCATTGTATAAGTTTTCGGTGAGAACATCAATGGTGGAATAAAGGCTTATTATGTTCACATTGACAACTTCAATATCTACATAGTCTGAGGTTAGAAAATCCCAAAAATCTGCCTTCATACCAACCCAATTTCCTCCCGTTGGTCGATAGAAAATGTAGACTCGATATTCACCGGGTAACATGGTAAGTAGTCCGTCAGTACTAAAAGTTAAGCCATTGGTATAGTGAAAGCCGGGTTCTAAGCTCACGCTAGAAATGATTTCAATAAAGTCAACAAAGACATCATTCTCGTCAAAAACTGCTGCCCCATAGTCACCATTAAAAGTATTGTTGCCGTCATTAAGAATATCTGTGGAAATCTCAAAATCTTCTCCGTAGGCAATAGTTGATTTGTTGGAAACAACATCATCGTAGATTTCTAATTCATAAGTCTGGGCTGCATCTGGTGGCTTAATGCCAATCAATGCTTGTTGGTTTTCATTGTATGAACCTGCTCCAGATCCAATTCCGCCAGAACCGGGTGTTAGTGCATCCAGTAAATAATAACCATCCAACTGTCCTCCCCAACCCCAATTCATATGAAAGAAGTCATTGTTGTCATAACCATCACATACCCAAGTGTGACCACCTTGACCAAACCCTGCATACTGTATAGGTCTACCTGCATCAAGTTCTTCTTTGAGTAGGTTTTTCCAATCATTGTCAGAATAATCTGCTCGATATAACCCTTGAATGGATTCTTTGTCATATCCGAAATATGTAATTAGACCATGTTGAACAGTCTGCTCCTCTGGATAGCCGGGGATTATCACATAGCTTCCACTTCCACCTTCAGAGGCAACATTGTACTGCATTTCGACAGCAACACCGCAATGATACATTAAGGTAGCAACAGCATCGTTTGTGCTATTAATCGTATTAGGCATGGATTCCCAGTCATAGTATGTGGAGCTGAAATTGGCTGAAAGTGTTCCGTATTTCTCGTGGTTGTAGGAGTGAAAACCAATTCCTTTGGCTGGATATTTCCAGTACTTCATTATCTGTGCCATAGCGGTTGCTGGACAACCTGTAACGGTTAATTCCTGATATTGAGCATCGTAGGGACATTTGGCATTAACATAGGGACTTTGATCCCATTTTGTTTCAATCAATGGATCAACGGAATTTGTTTCACTAACCCTAGCACTTGATGAAGCATCCTTTAATAAGCTTTCCCATCTTGAAGTTACTTCTTGAGTGGGTTCAATATCATTAGCTTGTATGAACCGAATTTGCTTTTTGTAGGTTTCCAGCCATTTTGCTAGTTGAGGAAAAACTTTATTTTCAGAGTATGTTCCCTCGAAAGAATAACCCAAAATGGGCAATGCAGCATCTTCATTTGAAACGATTATGAATCCAGTTTCTCCGAAATTATAGATGAAGTATGGGTTATTGGTTGGTGAAGAAAGCCTAGCATTGCTGTTAGTTGATGCTGTTGGATATGCTAGAACCAAGTTCAGGTTTTGGGTTGCAATTCTTCCGCTTGAATTTGAAGTTAAACCCGTTAAGAAGTTAGTTGCTACTGCTTTAGCGGTCGGTTCGTCAATCTGCTTGGCAAACCCAGTTACCGTTAGCAGAAGAAGGAGAATTAAGATTTTTAGCTTTGTCATTTTCGTTAGGAGGTATGTCACGTCCTGAAATATGGCTACAGGTTAAAAGTTAAATTTATGCTACTTTGCTGTACACCTGTTCAGGGGTTTTAAGTCCTAAAGATAGGTGTAATCTTTTATTGTTATAGATGTCAATTGCGTTTTTAGTTGCCTGTTTTGCATGGCTTGTATTGACAAAACATTGGTCAAGATAAAACTCATCTTTTAGGATGCCATTCACTCTTTCAGCCACTGCGTTTTCGTAACAATGGTTCTCCTCTGTCATACTGATTTTCATCTTTCGTTTTAGGAGCTCATTGACATATTGTTTACTGCAATATTGGATGCCTCTGTCCGAATGATGAATCAAATTTGATCCTGGTTTCGCTTTTCTAAAAGCAGACTTTAACGCCCTGAGACAGCCTGCTAATTCCAATGAATCACTCACATCAAACCCTACTATTTTCCTTGAATACAAATCGGTAATCAAAGCCAAATAACAGAAGCCTCTGACGGTTCTTATATAGGTGATATCTGATACCCAAACTTGATTGGGAACTGTGATATTCAAGTCCTTTATCAAGTTGTTGTACTTGTAAAAATGATGATATGAATTGGTCGTCTTGCAAGAGACTTTCTTACGCCTGACAAGCATGTCATTGGCTCGTAATATATCGAATAAACGATCTCTGCCTATTTTTATACCTAATCTACTAAAGTCGGTAGCCAGATGCATTTGAAGCTTTTGTGTGCCTACTCTCGATTGAATTTTTCGCTCCTCTTTGACTAAACTGATCACTTTGGCTTCCGTGCTTTTTTGCACCTCAAAACGCTCTTTACATTTGTAGTATGCGTCTCGATTGAGACGCATACTACTACATACTTTTTGAACACTCGCTAGCCCTGTTTTTCTTGATTTTCCTACTGCTCGCATCAGGGCTTGATGTTTAAAGTTTTTTTTAAATCATCCACGCTTTTATAGCCCATATTCTCGGCTGCTACTTCTAAATAAGAGTCAAGCATTAGATTGTCCAGATCTTTCTTCAAGAGTAAGTCTTTGAGTTGCTGGACTTCTTTTTGGAGCTCCTTAATGCGCCCGATTTCGTCTGTTGTTTCCACAGTTACACGAGTGTTCATAAGGTCTTTCCGGTCATACTTTTCGATCCACTTATTGAGGGTGGTGCGGTTGATGTCGTAGATGCGACCTATTTCTGTTTTGTTGTATTTACCTGTACTAAGTTCGGCTAAAACTTTGAGTTTGTAACCTTCGCTGTACCTGCGATTGATTCCGTCATTCTTATACATTTTGCTACGTGATGTGTAGCCTTATTTTAGGACGGGTCATCCTGCACCATAACGTCCATGTATGAGTCGTGGCGGTTTAAAAGCACTAAAGATAGCGGTTTTCTTCAAGCCAATCCTGCGGATTGGCCGCTAATTTTATTCTCCCAAGCGAGCCAGTCCGCAGGATTGGCGGACTATCAGACACCCACTAAGCCTCGACTCTACCACCAACCCGCCATGACTTCATACATTATGTTAGCGGAAGTTTATTCCAGAAATTTTAATCTTTCATTTGTTAAAAACTCATAGATGAAATTCGCAGTTTCTTTGTTCAAAAGTTTCGAAACTGTGAGATCAAATAGTTTGCCTTTTAGCAACTGACTCCATGACTTCTTAGAGAGCCTTTCTTGCATTTGTCTCATCTCTTCGAAATCATCATAAATGATTTCTTGACCAAGTCCGAGTTTGTTCAGTCGTTCAAGTATTTCATCAATTTTTTCATTTAAACTGCTTTCGGTCGCTTGCTTTTCAGTTTTTCGTTTCTTGGAGTTAAGCTTTCTTTCGATGTAATTAGCACCTTTGACGGTTAGCTGAACCTCACTTTTGTTAGAGTACTTGTCTTTTTTGACGACATAGCCTCTTCTGTCAAGATCATCAGCAATTTCAGAAGGTTCGTCTGTTCTGTATGGAATATCATTGTAATCAAGTATTAAAGCAATGTCATAATAATTATCATTGAAAACATGTGATAGTTTTTCCAGTATGTAATCTTGCTTTTCTCTTATACTATTAATCGTTGGTCGTTCTATCCCCTTTAGTGAATCTATCAGCTTTACATAGTCTCTGAAGAATTTAAAAGTCTTCTTCAACCTTGTTACTCGATATTTTTGTTCTTCCAGTTCTGGATGTTTGCTTCGTTCAATATCATACCTAAACCCAAAATCGTCTAATAGACTTATTGTACTGGTGGAAATCATTCCCGTCAGAATTTCAGGTTCAGGTGAGATACTTTTTTGAGCAAAGTCTTCGATCTTTTTCTGAAGTTTCTCAAGTTCCTTTTTAAGCAATTCAGGATTAGTCTGTTGAGAATCCGTTAGAGTGTTGATTGAAATAGAAAATCTATCTAGTTCACCAGTAAAGTCTTGATATTTAATTTTGATTAATGTGAATTTCACGACTTGCAGTAATTTCCGCTAACCTTTAGCTTTCCTGTCTATAATTAATCAAAGAAATAAAGGTTTTACTTTTAATAGTAAAAGAAAGCAAGCCAGAACTACGCGCTAACCAAGTTACCCAGACTTATCGGGCGATTCAGGGCTTGCTTTCCATTGTTAAATGTTCAGATAGATATTCAGGGATCCCGATCCGTCGAGATGCCCTAACATCAAGGTTTTGAACTTAATATTGAAATTATGGAAAATACCACCCCTAAACAAATCTTCTACCCACATATCGTGGGTATAGACATTAGCAAAATGAGTATTGATGTGGCTTTGATTAACAGCTCATCGATGAAGTGCAACAATGCCTTGTTTAGTAATGATAGCGAAGGCTTCCGGAAAATGAAAAGATGGCTTAAACAACATGGCAATGACTGTGGTGAGGACATCCTTTTCTGCATGGAACATACCGGTATCTATACCAGAAACATTGTCAAGTATTTGCTCAAAAGAGGATGCAAAGTTTGGCTGGAATCCTCCCTGCACATCAAAAGAAGCATGGGACTAATCAGGGGTAAGTCAGACAAAATCGACGCTGAAAGAATTGCCAATTTTGCTTTTGATCATCAACGTGATGCCAAACTGGTCAAACTCTCACATCCTACCTTAAACCGCCTCAAAGATCTAATGAAAACCAGAATGAGGCTTCAAAAAAGTTTACACAGTCAGCAAATTGCTGTAGATGAGTTGACCAAAGTAGACCCAAAAGCAGGACGTGAAATCGAAAGAATCAGTAGGTCAGCTATCAGTGGGTTAAAAAAATCTTTAGATAAAGTTGAAGCCAAAATGGACGAATTGATTCAGATAGATAAACACTTAAAGGCCCTCTACGAATTGGTCACTTCGGTGAAAAGTGTAGGCAAGGTTTTGGCCGTGGATCTGATCGTTTATACAGAAGGATTTACTCGCATGTTGGACAA contains the following coding sequences:
- a CDS encoding ATP-binding protein, which produces MKKHNAKITSKSVEQSGLPSDYKKAIAEYIWNGFDAGATNINIDYNGNELGYLNEFTITDDGKGISSSKIGETFGHFLDSNKTSSYNVDGFIKGKKGKGRFSFSLFCNNVVWESRYREESGEYLEFKISINKSSQHTFDTFENKVSNSAATGTIVHFNDFFDLSSDHLKAKDFVDYLAGEFGWFLYLNKESNHEISINGEPLEYQSIIDDSEDFQVTISDTLFNVSFIRWNVKIGDKYFYYFLNSDKKEVERKHTSFNNKAIDFHHSVYVQSSYFENFKLTETDQPVLGFDGKNQADGTFKALIRNLNQFLIEKEKEFIRKQQAEKLIEDYHSKNIFPKFRSNEYEQLRLKDLENVVREIYCVQPKIFQGLKKEASKTLVGFLNLLLDSEEREKVLDIMEGIVSLSDEERKELADSLRKTKITSVAAIIRLLENRLTVIQILKSLVFDLEPFTNERDHIQQVIENNYWLFGEQYHLVSADKNMETVLSNYLYFLEKGEKEKIRIEEKKRLKRPDVFICRQIDVPDPNSNEYTLEENIIVELKRPSVDIGKDQYRQVEDYMNIIIDEPRFNSQLRKWKFILVGKRVDSFIEGKYESQKNKGKKFLVESVSNYEIYAMTWDDLFKIFDHHHKHLIDNLEFKKSVVEELEEKGFEINRAASDELTRLAVNQ
- a CDS encoding thiol protease/hemagglutinin PrtT; protein product: MTKLKILILLLLLTVTGFAKQIDEPTAKAVATNFLTGLTSNSSGRIATQNLNLVLAYPTASTNSNARLSSPTNNPYFIYNFGETGFIIVSNEDAALPILGYSFEGTYSENKVFPQLAKWLETYKKQIRFIQANDIEPTQEVTSRWESLLKDASSSARVSETNSVDPLIETKWDQSPYVNAKCPYDAQYQELTVTGCPATAMAQIMKYWKYPAKGIGFHSYNHEKYGTLSANFSSTYYDWESMPNTINSTNDAVATLMYHCGVAVEMQYNVASEGGSGSYVIIPGYPEEQTVQHGLITYFGYDKESIQGLYRADYSDNDWKNLLKEELDAGRPIQYAGFGQGGHTWVCDGYDNNDFFHMNWGWGGQLDGYYLLDALTPGSGGIGSGAGSYNENQQALIGIKPPDAAQTYELEIYDDVVSNKSTIAYGEDFEISTDILNDGNNTFNGDYGAAVFDENDVFVDFIEIISSVSLEPGFHYTNGLTFSTDGLLTMLPGEYRVYIFYRPTGGNWVGMKADFWDFLTSDYVDIEVVNVNIISLYSTIDVLTENLYNEGTLSVKLDVANYSAEEFTGILDVSLYNLEGEFVATIEEKTGVTLCSQCHFTDGLTFTTTSLNVPPGTYLLALLHQWDGYDYEITGSSSSFINPFKVILQVPPLDPDNYENNDEFEDAHSLAANFSGNDLSISTNGSNIHVGSDWDFYSVQLDDGFDYSIDIRLHDSYNSGNGNEYTVDGLFLYSFDGENWSEAYDDLLPTSITSEGDKTLTIVVSPYFLGERGTYQLDIDLERSMVLGTDQNQDVFTIYPNPASDRFKVRLGTGSDKIDRMEIINLQGQVIMHNENVSNETELPISNLSSGTYFVRANYNGITETKKLLVK
- a CDS encoding IS3 family transposase codes for the protein MRAVGKSRKTGLASVQKVCSSMRLNRDAYYKCKERFEVQKSTEAKVISLVKEERKIQSRVGTQKLQMHLATDFSRLGIKIGRDRLFDILRANDMLVRRKKVSCKTTNSYHHFYKYNNLIKDLNITVPNQVWVSDITYIRTVRGFCYLALITDLYSRKIVGFDVSDSLELAGCLRALKSAFRKAKPGSNLIHHSDRGIQYCSKQYVNELLKRKMKISMTEENHCYENAVAERVNGILKDEFYLDQCFVNTSHAKQATKNAIDIYNNKRLHLSLGLKTPEQVYSKVA
- a CDS encoding transposase → MYKNDGINRRYSEGYKLKVLAELSTGKYNKTEIGRIYDINRTTLNKWIEKYDRKDLMNTRVTVETTDEIGRIKELQKEVQQLKDLLLKKDLDNLMLDSYLEVAAENMGYKSVDDLKKTLNIKP
- a CDS encoding IS110 family RNA-guided transposase, which gives rise to MENTTPKQIFYPHIVGIDISKMSIDVALINSSSMKCNNALFSNDSEGFRKMKRWLKQHGNDCGEDILFCMEHTGIYTRNIVKYLLKRGCKVWLESSLHIKRSMGLIRGKSDKIDAERIANFAFDHQRDAKLVKLSHPTLNRLKDLMKTRMRLQKSLHSQQIAVDELTKVDPKAGREIERISRSAISGLKKSLDKVEAKMDELIQIDKHLKALYELVTSVKSVGKVLAVDLIVYTEGFTRMLDNRKLACYCGVAPFEYSSGTSIFASPGTSSFANKQLKFHLHMCAMNAIKCHKELRGYYLRKTEEGKSKMSALNAVRNKLLHRVVAVVKRGTPYQEKLD